In Electrophorus electricus isolate fEleEle1 chromosome 1, fEleEle1.pri, whole genome shotgun sequence, a single window of DNA contains:
- the lyar gene encoding cell growth-regulating nucleolar protein isoform X2 encodes MVFFTCNACGESLKKSQVDKHVSVCRACQVLSCIDCGKDFWGDDYKSHVKCISEDQKYGGKGYEAKANKGVIKQQQWIQIIQEAINKPDINPKLKDVLSQVTSYENVPRKKAKFQNWMKNSLRIFNCDLQDQVWEIFSAAISSATNQQQPKAKSATETSKEPCHPPHSHTMQEVEEQVKERKKNKRERKEERQKKNKKKQTEYNSKEEEKNGEIASAERQKKKRKREAEQHVEDKKTNKLKKHKREEPEEEQHQSSFESLTSPGGPSLEDQQEDSNSNGKFNWKGTIKAILQQSPPEGLTIKRLRKKVLAAYYSFCKDGNYKSEEQLFSLFNKKLNNPKFKILKDKVRLVK; translated from the exons ATGGTGTTTTTTACCTGCAATGCGTGCGGCGAGTCGCTCAAGAAATCGCAGGTCGATAaacacgtgtctgtgtgtcgaGCGTGCCAGGTTTTGTCTTGCATTGATTGTGGCAAAGACTTTTG GGGGGACGACTATAAGAGCCATGTCAAATGCATTAGTGAGGACCAGAAGTACGGTGGCAAAGGATACGAGGCAAAAGCGAATAAGGGCGTtataaaacagcagcagtggaTACAG ATAATCCAGGAGGCCATTAATAAACCCGACATTAATCCCAAACTGAAAGATGTCCTCAGTCAAGTTACCTCTTATGAGAATGTTCCTAGGAAGAAGGCAAAGTTTCAG AACTGGATGAAGAACAGTTTAAGGATCTTTAACTGTGACCTCCAGGATCAGGTGTGGGAGATCTTCTCAGCCGCCATCAGCAGC GCCACCAACCAACAGCAGCCTAAAGCCAAATCTGCAACGGAGACTAGCAAAGAGCCCTGTCATCCTCCTCATTCTCACACCAtgcaggaggtggaggaacaagtcaaagagaggaaaaaaaacaaacgagagagaaaagaggagcgacagaaaaagaacaaaaagaagcaaacagAGTACAACAgcaaggaggaagagaagaatgGTGAGATTGCCTCAGCTGAAcgacagaagaagaagaggaagagagaagcagagcagcATGTGgaggacaaaaagacaaataaactaaaaaagCACAAACGAGAGGAACCTGAAG AAGAACAGCACCAGAGTTCGTTTGAAAGTCTGACCTCCCCAG GGGGACCAAGCCTAGAGGATCAGCAGGAAGATTCCAACAGTAATG GAAAGTTTAACTGGAAGGGCACAATAAAAGCGATTCTACAGCAGTCCCCACCTGAAGGCCTCACCATCAAGAGGCTCCGCAAGAAG gttttAGCAGCATATTATTCATTCTGCAAAGATGGAAACTATAAATCTGAAGAacagcttttctctctgttcaacAAGAAATTGAACAACCCCAAGTTTAAGATCTTGAAAGACAAAGTCAGACTAGTTAAATAA
- the lyar gene encoding cell growth-regulating nucleolar protein isoform X3 translates to MVFFTCNACGESLKKSQVDKHVSVCRACQVLSCIDCGKDFWGDDYKSHVKCISEDQKYGGKGYEAKANKGVIKQQQWIQIIQEAINKPDINPKLKDVLSQVTSYENVPRKKAKFQNWMKNSLRIFNCDLQDQVWEIFSAAISSEVEEQVKERKKNKRERKEERQKKNKKKQTEYNSKEEEKNGEIASAERQKKKRKREAEQHVEDKKTNKLKKHKREEPEEEQHQSSFESLTSPGGPSLEDQQEDSNSNGKFNWKGTIKAILQQSPPEGLTIKRLRKKVLAAYYSFCKDGNYKSEEQLFSLFNKKLNNPKFKILKDKVRLVK, encoded by the exons ATGGTGTTTTTTACCTGCAATGCGTGCGGCGAGTCGCTCAAGAAATCGCAGGTCGATAaacacgtgtctgtgtgtcgaGCGTGCCAGGTTTTGTCTTGCATTGATTGTGGCAAAGACTTTTG GGGGGACGACTATAAGAGCCATGTCAAATGCATTAGTGAGGACCAGAAGTACGGTGGCAAAGGATACGAGGCAAAAGCGAATAAGGGCGTtataaaacagcagcagtggaTACAG ATAATCCAGGAGGCCATTAATAAACCCGACATTAATCCCAAACTGAAAGATGTCCTCAGTCAAGTTACCTCTTATGAGAATGTTCCTAGGAAGAAGGCAAAGTTTCAG AACTGGATGAAGAACAGTTTAAGGATCTTTAACTGTGACCTCCAGGATCAGGTGTGGGAGATCTTCTCAGCCGCCATCAGCAGC gaggtggaggaacaagtcaaagagaggaaaaaaaacaaacgagagagaaaagaggagcgacagaaaaagaacaaaaagaagcaaacagAGTACAACAgcaaggaggaagagaagaatgGTGAGATTGCCTCAGCTGAAcgacagaagaagaagaggaagagagaagcagagcagcATGTGgaggacaaaaagacaaataaactaaaaaagCACAAACGAGAGGAACCTGAAG AAGAACAGCACCAGAGTTCGTTTGAAAGTCTGACCTCCCCAG GGGGACCAAGCCTAGAGGATCAGCAGGAAGATTCCAACAGTAATG GAAAGTTTAACTGGAAGGGCACAATAAAAGCGATTCTACAGCAGTCCCCACCTGAAGGCCTCACCATCAAGAGGCTCCGCAAGAAG gttttAGCAGCATATTATTCATTCTGCAAAGATGGAAACTATAAATCTGAAGAacagcttttctctctgttcaacAAGAAATTGAACAACCCCAAGTTTAAGATCTTGAAAGACAAAGTCAGACTAGTTAAATAA
- the lyar gene encoding cell growth-regulating nucleolar protein isoform X1 produces MVFFTCNACGESLKKSQVDKHVSVCRACQVLSCIDCGKDFWGDDYKSHVKCISEDQKYGGKGYEAKANKGVIKQQQWIQIIQEAINKPDINPKLKDVLSQVTSYENVPRKKAKFQNWMKNSLRIFNCDLQDQVWEIFSAAISSQATNQQQPKAKSATETSKEPCHPPHSHTMQEVEEQVKERKKNKRERKEERQKKNKKKQTEYNSKEEEKNGEIASAERQKKKRKREAEQHVEDKKTNKLKKHKREEPEEEQHQSSFESLTSPGGPSLEDQQEDSNSNGKFNWKGTIKAILQQSPPEGLTIKRLRKKVLAAYYSFCKDGNYKSEEQLFSLFNKKLNNPKFKILKDKVRLVK; encoded by the exons ATGGTGTTTTTTACCTGCAATGCGTGCGGCGAGTCGCTCAAGAAATCGCAGGTCGATAaacacgtgtctgtgtgtcgaGCGTGCCAGGTTTTGTCTTGCATTGATTGTGGCAAAGACTTTTG GGGGGACGACTATAAGAGCCATGTCAAATGCATTAGTGAGGACCAGAAGTACGGTGGCAAAGGATACGAGGCAAAAGCGAATAAGGGCGTtataaaacagcagcagtggaTACAG ATAATCCAGGAGGCCATTAATAAACCCGACATTAATCCCAAACTGAAAGATGTCCTCAGTCAAGTTACCTCTTATGAGAATGTTCCTAGGAAGAAGGCAAAGTTTCAG AACTGGATGAAGAACAGTTTAAGGATCTTTAACTGTGACCTCCAGGATCAGGTGTGGGAGATCTTCTCAGCCGCCATCAGCAGC CAGGCCACCAACCAACAGCAGCCTAAAGCCAAATCTGCAACGGAGACTAGCAAAGAGCCCTGTCATCCTCCTCATTCTCACACCAtgcaggaggtggaggaacaagtcaaagagaggaaaaaaaacaaacgagagagaaaagaggagcgacagaaaaagaacaaaaagaagcaaacagAGTACAACAgcaaggaggaagagaagaatgGTGAGATTGCCTCAGCTGAAcgacagaagaagaagaggaagagagaagcagagcagcATGTGgaggacaaaaagacaaataaactaaaaaagCACAAACGAGAGGAACCTGAAG AAGAACAGCACCAGAGTTCGTTTGAAAGTCTGACCTCCCCAG GGGGACCAAGCCTAGAGGATCAGCAGGAAGATTCCAACAGTAATG GAAAGTTTAACTGGAAGGGCACAATAAAAGCGATTCTACAGCAGTCCCCACCTGAAGGCCTCACCATCAAGAGGCTCCGCAAGAAG gttttAGCAGCATATTATTCATTCTGCAAAGATGGAAACTATAAATCTGAAGAacagcttttctctctgttcaacAAGAAATTGAACAACCCCAAGTTTAAGATCTTGAAAGACAAAGTCAGACTAGTTAAATAA